A single Drosophila mauritiana strain mau12 unplaced genomic scaffold, ASM438214v1 Y_36, whole genome shotgun sequence DNA region contains:
- the LOC117150149 gene encoding protein O-mannosyl-transferase Tmtc3-like, which translates to NLALLLADTKRPLDEVPFLNQLIRHHPSHVKGLILLGDIYINHMKNLDEAEKCYRSILHYDPHNTQGLHNLCVVFVERKRLAKAAACLQYAQRLAPAEDYIGRHLQIVLARLQKINKLPESAPERKLAYEDYDPLEFKLPQDRPSHKSRKRS; encoded by the coding sequence AATCTGGCTCTGCTACTGGCCGATACAAAACGGCCCTTGGATGAGGTGCCATTTCTGAATCAACTGATACGACATCATCCGTCGCATGTTAAAGGCCTGATCCTGCTGGGCGACATCTACATTAATCACATGAAGAATCTGGACGAGGCGGAGAAGTGCTACCGCAGCATACTTCACTACGATCCCCACAACACTCAGGGCTTGCACAACCTCTGCGTGGTGTTCGTGGAACGTAAGCGGCTGGCCAAGGCAGCTGCATGCCTGCAGTACGCCCAACGCTTGGCACCCGCCGAGGACTATATCGGTCGGCATTTGCAGATTGTTCTTGCACGACTGCAGAAAATCAACAAGTTACCTGAGTCGGCGCCAGAGCGAAAGCTCGCGTATGAGGACTACGATCCCCTTGAGTTTAAACTGCCTCAGGATCGACCATCGCATAAGTCGCGTAAAAGATCGTAG